One Mercurialis annua linkage group LG3, ddMerAnnu1.2, whole genome shotgun sequence DNA window includes the following coding sequences:
- the LOC126672775 gene encoding F-box/kelch-repeat protein At3g23880-like encodes MATTLVKKHKGIDDKEVYFGDDLLHTILLNLDVKSLVRFKCVSKPWNSLISSTRFIRDHSRIHQRNPAMNCYLLCKRNLICNWVQTMDELESKRNGTEPLLPPPAITMVHYGSIMKLSPQNGRAIKIDSSSSSKLMFDKLPSNWDPFQITCCCDGVMCITVCDRLLLWNLYMGDCKTLPLPDPDNTFPAKIWEAFGFGYDSSTDDYKVVRVPSCDDSQVCRNPSVYVMSLKSNLWRKLDIECPYAVPERGQAISTGGNLYWFARIPHMANKIVLIRFDLETEVFREFPMPPNLHVQEARFLKEATKLGILQGCISSSSLDASKNNFGIWMLQGEIWIKFMSFPISIHKGPNHIFSLRPLFTDNGALVMHAILFNNRHRRMDIWGDLLVIYHPKENIYTKFRFPGGPDPRPNEVYLNFPSLLSL; translated from the coding sequence ATGGCCACAACGCTGGTTAAGAAGCACAAGGGAATTGACGACAAAGAAGTATATTTTGGTGATGATCTGCTTCATACCATCTTGTTAAACCTAGATGTAAAATCTCTTGTTCGTTTTAAGTGTGTCTCTAAACCATGGAATTCTCTTATCAGCAGCACCCGATTCATCAGAGACCATTCACGTATTCACCAACGCAACCCCGCCATGAACTGTTATCTTCTCTGCAAAAGGAATTTAATCTGCAATTGGGTTCAGACTATGGATGAACTCGAAAGCAAAAGAAACGGAACGGAACCACTACTTCCCCCGCCTGCAATAACCATGGTGCATTACGGCTCAATCATGAAACTATCACCACAAAATGGACGAGCAATAAAGATAGATTCATCGTCATCGTCTAAACTCATGTTCGATAAGCTGCCATCAAACTGGGATCCCTTCCAGATCACATGTTGCTGTGATGGTGTCATGTGTATTACTGTGTGTGATCGTCTGCTTCTATGGAACCTTTACATGGGTGACTGCAAAACATTACCATTACCTGATCCCGATAACACTTTTCCTGCCAAGATTTGGGAAGCTTTCGGGTTCGGATATGACTCTTCTACTGATGATTACAAGGTTGTAAGAGTTCCTTCTTGTGATGACTCTCAAGTCTGCAGGAACCCTAGTGTCTATGTGATGAGTCTCAAGTCAAATTTATGGAGAAAATTAGATATTGAGTGTCCGTATGCGGTGCCTGAACGTGGACAAGCAATCTCTACCGGTGGAAACTTGTACTGGTTTGCCCGAATTCCTCATATGGCTAATAAAATTGTGTTAATTAGATTCGATTTGGAAACGGAGGTATTCAGAGAATTCCCGATGCCTCCCAACCTCCATGTACAAGAAGCACGCTTTTTGAAAGAAGCTACCAAATTGGGAATTTTACAAGGTTGTATTTCTTCATCCAGTCTCGACGCGAGTAAAAATAATTTCGGCATCTGGATGCTCCAGGGAGAAATTTGGATCAAGTTTATGAGTTTTCCAATAAGCATTCACAAGGGACCTAATCATATTTTTAGTTTGAGGCCGCTCTTTACCGACAATGGTGCCCTCGTGATGCATGCTATATTATTTAACAATCGCCATCGTCGTATGGATATATGGGGAGATTTACTTGTTATCTATCATCCAAAAGAAAACATTTATACAAAATTTCGATTTCCTGGCGGACCCGATCCACGTCCCAATGAAGTTTATCTTAATTTTCCTAGTCTACTTTCACTTTAA